A region from the Pelobates fuscus isolate aPelFus1 chromosome 1, aPelFus1.pri, whole genome shotgun sequence genome encodes:
- the FAM162A gene encoding protein FAM162A — protein MLRSLGRSGLRSLAGRSALLRGGAGSFQRQLGVQGIAAKRFLCSKPEEVQPKDPGASFKVPGHRPSGFEKKILIWGGRFKKQEDIPEIVSYDMVDAAKSKVRVKFAILMMVMTIFGCIAMVILGKQAAGRHESLANINLEKKARLREEALKEQAKP, from the exons ATGTTGAGATCGCTGGGCAGGAGCGGCCTGCGCTCATTGGCTG GGAGATCCGCTCTGCTGAGAGGAGGAGCTGGTTCTTTCCAAAGACAGCTGGGGGTCCAGGGCATCGCAGCCAAGAGGTTTTTGTGTAGCAAACCGGAAGAGGTCCAACCCAAGGATCCTG GTGCCTCCTTCAAGGTACCTGGACACAGGCCGTCTGGCTTTGAGAAGAAGATCCTGATATGGGGAGGACGTTTCAAGAAACAGGAGGACATTCCTGAAATCGTTTC CTACGATATGGTGGATGCAGCAAAAAGCAAGGTGCGGGTGAAATTTGCCATTCTCATGATGGTGATGACTATTTTTGGCTGTATCGCCATGGTGATATTGGGGAAGCag GCGGCAGGTCGGCACGAGTCCCTGGCCAACATTAACCTGGAGAAGAAAGCCCGGCTGCGAGAGGAAGCTCTGAAAGAGCAGGCCAAACCCTAA